In one Magallana gigas chromosome 9, xbMagGiga1.1, whole genome shotgun sequence genomic region, the following are encoded:
- the LOC105346270 gene encoding pre-mRNA-splicing regulator WTAP, whose translation MDSPSSPKRARSDADLTELSKEELVNRIKDQEKVIRQLEEKQRNSKTDEKDIKDLEAKLKQHQRDAARRENTLVHRLTTKEQELQDYINQIQEFKQSQTQNKAQLQTMLLDPAVNLVFQRMTKEMEECQEKLKQTQNELSAWKFTPDSQTGKRLMAKCRMLLQENEELGKVITSGRTAKLEGEIAVQKQLVQEMKGNQSELDEFLGDLEEDVEGMQSMIYALQQQLKETKEQVTKLEEENLTLKSSVQTSAQSQTPNSAIPTSPSTEIKNMKQEMETDPIKQEIKCERTTEFEEASERTLHRWSSQEEMMDTDQDSRDVPEVNHIADRLQPTAGVKCSDYESSQDGWSSPYPETKDDINGSNKHAPQSDSTPEMDHLSDKGYSGGGGDLIPNGVNRTPLKEEVGEA comes from the exons ATGGATTCTCCGTCCTCCCCAAAGAGG gCAAGGTCTGATGCTGATTTGACTGAACTATCAAAAGAAGAACTTGTTAATAG AATTAAAGACCAAGAAAAAGTAATTCGTCAGTTGGAAGAGAAGCAAAGAAATTCTAAAACAG atgaaaaagatataaaagactTGGAGGCAAAATTAAAACAGCATCAGAGAGATGCTGCACGCAGAGAAAATACTCTTGTTCACCGATTGACAACCAAGGAACAAGAACTGCAGGATTATATA AATCAAATCCAAGAATTCAAACAGTCACAGACACAGAACAAAGCACAGTTACAAACAATGCTTCTTGATCCTGCAGTCAACCTAGTATTTCAAAGGATGACTAAAGAAATGGAAGAATGCCAAGAGAAACTGAAACAAACTCAAAACGAACTCAGTGCATGGAAGTTCACACCCGACAG TCAAACTGGCAAGCGGTTGATGGCTAAATGTCGAATGCTGCTACAAGAAAATGAGGAATTAGGAAAAGTCATCACATCAGGCAGAACAGCTAAACTAGAAGGAGAAATAGCAGTCCAGAAACAGCTCGTACAGGAAATGAAAGGCAACCAATCGG AACTGGACGAGTTTCTAGGAGACTTGGAAGAGGATGTAGAAGGCATGCAAAGCATGATCTATGCATTACAGCAGCAACTGAAAGAGACTAAAGAACAAGTCACTAAGTTGGAGGAGGAGAACTTGACTCTAAAATCCTCTGTACAAACTAGTGCCCAGTCTCAGACTCCTAATAGTGCTATTCCAACCAGTCCCAGCACGGAAATTAAGAACATGAAACAGGAAATGGAAACGGACCCTATCAAACAGGAAATCAAATGTGAACGGACAACAGAGTTTGAGGAGGCTTCGGAAAGAACTCTACATAGATGGTCGAGTCAGGAGGAAATGATGGACACTGATCAGGATTCCCGGGATGTTCCGGAGGTGAATCACATTGCAGACAGACTCCAGCCGACGGCGGGCGTCAAGTGTTCAGACTATGAGAGCTCACAAGACGGCTGGTCCAGTCCTTATCCAGAAACCAAAGACGATATAAATGGATCAAACAAACATGCCCCCCAATCAGACAGTACGCCCGAAATGGACCACCTTAGTGACAAGGGGTACTCTGGGGGTGGTGGGGATCTAATCCCAAATGGGGTAAATAGGACTCCATTGAAGGAAGAAGTGGGAGAAGCATAA
- the LOC105346280 gene encoding radixin isoform X1, translating to MAKVKQYNVRVTTMDAELEFAIQTSTTGKQLFDQVVKTIGLREIWFFGLQYVDSKGYSTWLKLNKKVLSQDVKKETPLQFKFRAKFFPEDVSEELIQEITQRMFFLQVKEGILNDEIYCPPETSVLLASYACQAKYGDHDPEKHKPGFLSNDRLLPQRVYEQHKLSKEQWEERIQNWFSEHRGMLREDAMMEYLKIAQDLEMYGVNYFEIKNKKGTELLLGVDALGLNVYDKEDKLTPKIGFPWSEIRNISFNDKKFVIKPIDKKAPDFVFYAPRLRINKRILALCMGNHELYMRRRKPDTIEVQQMKAQAREDKLAKQMERQRLEQERHARESAEKRQQELLEKLQLYEEENARRAKELEDQQGKIRELNEEMEAYKAQQEELDEQRRRADELQRQFEETRHASEEEKAQMQNRYTEKRQLAARLAAAQEEIEKSMSTLNEKENEMGRLQTDLESAQREREEKERALMEAMANIHVKEHESEENDIGENGMSYDAELTQYENAEDMARPEEERITEAEKNITLQKQLEALQRELEESKDAQKATLNDVLHEQNVKQGRDKYKTLKQIRSGNTKHRVDQFEAL from the exons ATGGCAAAAGTGAAGCAG TACAATGTGCGTGTCACGACTATGGATGCGGAGCTGGAGTTTGCCATCCAGACCAGCACCACAGGCAAACAGCTCTTTGACCAG GTCGTGAAGACTATTGGTTTGCGTGAGATCTGGTTCTTTGGTCTACAGTATGTTGACAGCAAAGGTTACTCAACATGGCTCAAGCTGAACAAAAAG GTCCTCAGCCAAGATGTCAAAAAGGAAACCCCTCTACAATTCAAATTCCGTGCCAAATTCTTCCCAGAGGATGTCTCAGAAGAGCTTATACAGGAAATCACACAG AGAATGTTCTTCCTACAAGTGAAAGAAGGCATCCTGAATGATGAAATCTACTGTCCCCCAGAAACCTCGGTGTTGTTGGCCTCTTATGCCTGTCAGGCCAAATACGGAGACCATGACCCTGAGAAACACAAGCCCGGCTTCCTCTCCAATGACAGACTCCTACCCCAGAG ggTGTATGAACAGCACAAATTATCTAAAGAACAGTGGGAGGAAAGGATACAGAACTGGTTCAGTGAACACAGAGGCATGTTAAG GGAAGATGCTATGATGGAGTACTTAAAAATCGCACAAGATTTGGAGATGTATGgtgttaattattttgaaatcaaaaacaAGAAAGGCACAGAACTTTTACTAGGAGTTGATGCACTGGGTCTGAATGTGTATGACAAAGAGGACAA ATTAACACCTAAAATAGGCTTCCCTTGGAGTGAAATTAGGAACATTTCATTTAATGATAAGAAATTCGTCATTAAACCCATTGATAAGAAAGCGCCT GACTTCGTATTCTATGCACCTCGTCTGAGGATAAACAAGCGAATTCTTGCTCTGTGCATGGGCAACCACGAACTGTACATGAGGAGAAGAAAGCCAGACACAATTGAAGTTCAGCAGATGAAGGCTCAGGCTCGTGAGGACAAGCTGGCTAAACAGATGGAGCGACAGAGGCTCGAGCAGGAACGACACGCTCGGGAGTCTGCTGAGAAACGGCAACAGGAGCTGCTAGAGAAATTACAGCTGTACGAAGAGGAAAATGCAAGGAGAGCCAAAG AGCTGGAAGACCAACAGGGCAAGATCCGCGAGCTGAACGAGGAGATGGAGGCATACAAAGCTCAGCAGGAGGAGCTCGACGAGCAGAGACGGCGAGCTGATGAGCTCCAGAGGCAGTTCGAGGAGACAAGACATGCCTCAGAGGAGGAGAAGGCACAGATG CAAAACCGATACACAGAAAAAAGACAACTG GCCGCGAGGTTAGCCGCTGCCCAGGAGGAGATTGAGAAGAGTATGTCCACTCTGAACGAAAAAGAGAATGAGATGGGCCGCCTACAGACTGACCTGGAGTCCGCTCAGAGAGAGAGGGAGGAGAAAGAGCGGGCCCTGATGGAAGCCATGGCCAACATCCACGTCAAGGAGCACGAGTCAGAGGAAAACGATATCGGTGAAAACGGAATGTCATATG ATGCTGAGTTGACCCAGTATGAAAATGCTGAAGACATGGCCCGACCGGAAGAGGAGAGAATCACTGAAGCCGAGAAGAACATCACTCTGCAGAAACAGTTAGAG GCATTACAGCGAGAACTTGAAGAATCCAAAGATGCCCAGAAAGCCACCCTGAACGACGTCTTGCATGAACAAAATGTGAAGCAGGGGCGTGACAAGTATAAGACTCTGAAACAGATCCGCAGTGGCAACACCAAGCACCGAGTGGATCAGTTTGAAGCCTTGTAG
- the LOC105346280 gene encoding radixin isoform X3: MKTYNVRVTTMDAELEFAIQTSTTGKQLFDQVVKTIGLREIWFFGLQYVDSKGYSTWLKLNKKVLSQDVKKETPLQFKFRAKFFPEDVSEELIQEITQRMFFLQVKEGILNDEIYCPPETSVLLASYACQAKYGDHDPEKHKPGFLSNDRLLPQRVYEQHKLSKEQWEERIQNWFSEHRGMLREDAMMEYLKIAQDLEMYGVNYFEIKNKKGTELLLGVDALGLNVYDKEDKLTPKIGFPWSEIRNISFNDKKFVIKPIDKKAPDFVFYAPRLRINKRILALCMGNHELYMRRRKPDTIEVQQMKAQAREDKLAKQMERQRLEQERHARESAEKRQQELLEKLQLYEEENARRAKELEDQQGKIRELNEEMEAYKAQQEELDEQRRRADELQRQFEETRHASEEEKAQMQNRYTEKRQLAARLAAAQEEIEKSMSTLNEKENEMGRLQTDLESAQREREEKERALMEAMANIHVKEHESEENDIGENGMSYDAELTQYENAEDMARPEEERITEAEKNITLQKQLEALQRELEESKDAQKATLNDVLHEQNVKQGRDKYKTLKQIRSGNTKHRVDQFEAL; this comes from the exons ATGAAGACA TACAATGTGCGTGTCACGACTATGGATGCGGAGCTGGAGTTTGCCATCCAGACCAGCACCACAGGCAAACAGCTCTTTGACCAG GTCGTGAAGACTATTGGTTTGCGTGAGATCTGGTTCTTTGGTCTACAGTATGTTGACAGCAAAGGTTACTCAACATGGCTCAAGCTGAACAAAAAG GTCCTCAGCCAAGATGTCAAAAAGGAAACCCCTCTACAATTCAAATTCCGTGCCAAATTCTTCCCAGAGGATGTCTCAGAAGAGCTTATACAGGAAATCACACAG AGAATGTTCTTCCTACAAGTGAAAGAAGGCATCCTGAATGATGAAATCTACTGTCCCCCAGAAACCTCGGTGTTGTTGGCCTCTTATGCCTGTCAGGCCAAATACGGAGACCATGACCCTGAGAAACACAAGCCCGGCTTCCTCTCCAATGACAGACTCCTACCCCAGAG ggTGTATGAACAGCACAAATTATCTAAAGAACAGTGGGAGGAAAGGATACAGAACTGGTTCAGTGAACACAGAGGCATGTTAAG GGAAGATGCTATGATGGAGTACTTAAAAATCGCACAAGATTTGGAGATGTATGgtgttaattattttgaaatcaaaaacaAGAAAGGCACAGAACTTTTACTAGGAGTTGATGCACTGGGTCTGAATGTGTATGACAAAGAGGACAA ATTAACACCTAAAATAGGCTTCCCTTGGAGTGAAATTAGGAACATTTCATTTAATGATAAGAAATTCGTCATTAAACCCATTGATAAGAAAGCGCCT GACTTCGTATTCTATGCACCTCGTCTGAGGATAAACAAGCGAATTCTTGCTCTGTGCATGGGCAACCACGAACTGTACATGAGGAGAAGAAAGCCAGACACAATTGAAGTTCAGCAGATGAAGGCTCAGGCTCGTGAGGACAAGCTGGCTAAACAGATGGAGCGACAGAGGCTCGAGCAGGAACGACACGCTCGGGAGTCTGCTGAGAAACGGCAACAGGAGCTGCTAGAGAAATTACAGCTGTACGAAGAGGAAAATGCAAGGAGAGCCAAAG AGCTGGAAGACCAACAGGGCAAGATCCGCGAGCTGAACGAGGAGATGGAGGCATACAAAGCTCAGCAGGAGGAGCTCGACGAGCAGAGACGGCGAGCTGATGAGCTCCAGAGGCAGTTCGAGGAGACAAGACATGCCTCAGAGGAGGAGAAGGCACAGATG CAAAACCGATACACAGAAAAAAGACAACTG GCCGCGAGGTTAGCCGCTGCCCAGGAGGAGATTGAGAAGAGTATGTCCACTCTGAACGAAAAAGAGAATGAGATGGGCCGCCTACAGACTGACCTGGAGTCCGCTCAGAGAGAGAGGGAGGAGAAAGAGCGGGCCCTGATGGAAGCCATGGCCAACATCCACGTCAAGGAGCACGAGTCAGAGGAAAACGATATCGGTGAAAACGGAATGTCATATG ATGCTGAGTTGACCCAGTATGAAAATGCTGAAGACATGGCCCGACCGGAAGAGGAGAGAATCACTGAAGCCGAGAAGAACATCACTCTGCAGAAACAGTTAGAG GCATTACAGCGAGAACTTGAAGAATCCAAAGATGCCCAGAAAGCCACCCTGAACGACGTCTTGCATGAACAAAATGTGAAGCAGGGGCGTGACAAGTATAAGACTCTGAAACAGATCCGCAGTGGCAACACCAAGCACCGAGTGGATCAGTTTGAAGCCTTGTAG
- the LOC105346280 gene encoding radixin isoform X4 — MAKVKQYNVRVTTMDAELEFAIQTSTTGKQLFDQVVKTIGLREIWFFGLQYVDSKGYSTWLKLNKKVLSQDVKKETPLQFKFRAKFFPEDVSEELIQEITQRMFFLQVKEGILNDEIYCPPETSVLLASYACQAKYGDHDPEKHKPGFLSNDRLLPQRVYEQHKLSKEQWEERIQNWFSEHRGMLREDAMMEYLKIAQDLEMYGVNYFEIKNKKGTELLLGVDALGLNVYDKEDKLTPKIGFPWSEIRNISFNDKKFVIKPIDKKAPDFVFYAPRLRINKRILALCMGNHELYMRRRKPDTIEVQQMKAQAREDKLAKQMERQRLEQERHARESAEKRQQELLEKLQLYEEENARRAKELEDQQGKIRELNEEMEAYKAQQEELDEQRRRADELQRQFEETRHASEEEKAQMAARLAAAQEEIEKSMSTLNEKENEMGRLQTDLESAQREREEKERALMEAMANIHVKEHESEENDIGENGMSYDAELTQYENAEDMARPEEERITEAEKNITLQKQLEALQRELEESKDAQKATLNDVLHEQNVKQGRDKYKTLKQIRSGNTKHRVDQFEAL, encoded by the exons ATGGCAAAAGTGAAGCAG TACAATGTGCGTGTCACGACTATGGATGCGGAGCTGGAGTTTGCCATCCAGACCAGCACCACAGGCAAACAGCTCTTTGACCAG GTCGTGAAGACTATTGGTTTGCGTGAGATCTGGTTCTTTGGTCTACAGTATGTTGACAGCAAAGGTTACTCAACATGGCTCAAGCTGAACAAAAAG GTCCTCAGCCAAGATGTCAAAAAGGAAACCCCTCTACAATTCAAATTCCGTGCCAAATTCTTCCCAGAGGATGTCTCAGAAGAGCTTATACAGGAAATCACACAG AGAATGTTCTTCCTACAAGTGAAAGAAGGCATCCTGAATGATGAAATCTACTGTCCCCCAGAAACCTCGGTGTTGTTGGCCTCTTATGCCTGTCAGGCCAAATACGGAGACCATGACCCTGAGAAACACAAGCCCGGCTTCCTCTCCAATGACAGACTCCTACCCCAGAG ggTGTATGAACAGCACAAATTATCTAAAGAACAGTGGGAGGAAAGGATACAGAACTGGTTCAGTGAACACAGAGGCATGTTAAG GGAAGATGCTATGATGGAGTACTTAAAAATCGCACAAGATTTGGAGATGTATGgtgttaattattttgaaatcaaaaacaAGAAAGGCACAGAACTTTTACTAGGAGTTGATGCACTGGGTCTGAATGTGTATGACAAAGAGGACAA ATTAACACCTAAAATAGGCTTCCCTTGGAGTGAAATTAGGAACATTTCATTTAATGATAAGAAATTCGTCATTAAACCCATTGATAAGAAAGCGCCT GACTTCGTATTCTATGCACCTCGTCTGAGGATAAACAAGCGAATTCTTGCTCTGTGCATGGGCAACCACGAACTGTACATGAGGAGAAGAAAGCCAGACACAATTGAAGTTCAGCAGATGAAGGCTCAGGCTCGTGAGGACAAGCTGGCTAAACAGATGGAGCGACAGAGGCTCGAGCAGGAACGACACGCTCGGGAGTCTGCTGAGAAACGGCAACAGGAGCTGCTAGAGAAATTACAGCTGTACGAAGAGGAAAATGCAAGGAGAGCCAAAG AGCTGGAAGACCAACAGGGCAAGATCCGCGAGCTGAACGAGGAGATGGAGGCATACAAAGCTCAGCAGGAGGAGCTCGACGAGCAGAGACGGCGAGCTGATGAGCTCCAGAGGCAGTTCGAGGAGACAAGACATGCCTCAGAGGAGGAGAAGGCACAGATG GCCGCGAGGTTAGCCGCTGCCCAGGAGGAGATTGAGAAGAGTATGTCCACTCTGAACGAAAAAGAGAATGAGATGGGCCGCCTACAGACTGACCTGGAGTCCGCTCAGAGAGAGAGGGAGGAGAAAGAGCGGGCCCTGATGGAAGCCATGGCCAACATCCACGTCAAGGAGCACGAGTCAGAGGAAAACGATATCGGTGAAAACGGAATGTCATATG ATGCTGAGTTGACCCAGTATGAAAATGCTGAAGACATGGCCCGACCGGAAGAGGAGAGAATCACTGAAGCCGAGAAGAACATCACTCTGCAGAAACAGTTAGAG GCATTACAGCGAGAACTTGAAGAATCCAAAGATGCCCAGAAAGCCACCCTGAACGACGTCTTGCATGAACAAAATGTGAAGCAGGGGCGTGACAAGTATAAGACTCTGAAACAGATCCGCAGTGGCAACACCAAGCACCGAGTGGATCAGTTTGAAGCCTTGTAG
- the LOC105346280 gene encoding radixin isoform X2: protein MPKPYNVRVTTMDAELEFAIQTSTTGKQLFDQVVKTIGLREIWFFGLQYVDSKGYSTWLKLNKKVLSQDVKKETPLQFKFRAKFFPEDVSEELIQEITQRMFFLQVKEGILNDEIYCPPETSVLLASYACQAKYGDHDPEKHKPGFLSNDRLLPQRVYEQHKLSKEQWEERIQNWFSEHRGMLREDAMMEYLKIAQDLEMYGVNYFEIKNKKGTELLLGVDALGLNVYDKEDKLTPKIGFPWSEIRNISFNDKKFVIKPIDKKAPDFVFYAPRLRINKRILALCMGNHELYMRRRKPDTIEVQQMKAQAREDKLAKQMERQRLEQERHARESAEKRQQELLEKLQLYEEENARRAKELEDQQGKIRELNEEMEAYKAQQEELDEQRRRADELQRQFEETRHASEEEKAQMQNRYTEKRQLAARLAAAQEEIEKSMSTLNEKENEMGRLQTDLESAQREREEKERALMEAMANIHVKEHESEENDIGENGMSYDAELTQYENAEDMARPEEERITEAEKNITLQKQLEALQRELEESKDAQKATLNDVLHEQNVKQGRDKYKTLKQIRSGNTKHRVDQFEAL, encoded by the exons ATGCCTAAACCA TACAATGTGCGTGTCACGACTATGGATGCGGAGCTGGAGTTTGCCATCCAGACCAGCACCACAGGCAAACAGCTCTTTGACCAG GTCGTGAAGACTATTGGTTTGCGTGAGATCTGGTTCTTTGGTCTACAGTATGTTGACAGCAAAGGTTACTCAACATGGCTCAAGCTGAACAAAAAG GTCCTCAGCCAAGATGTCAAAAAGGAAACCCCTCTACAATTCAAATTCCGTGCCAAATTCTTCCCAGAGGATGTCTCAGAAGAGCTTATACAGGAAATCACACAG AGAATGTTCTTCCTACAAGTGAAAGAAGGCATCCTGAATGATGAAATCTACTGTCCCCCAGAAACCTCGGTGTTGTTGGCCTCTTATGCCTGTCAGGCCAAATACGGAGACCATGACCCTGAGAAACACAAGCCCGGCTTCCTCTCCAATGACAGACTCCTACCCCAGAG ggTGTATGAACAGCACAAATTATCTAAAGAACAGTGGGAGGAAAGGATACAGAACTGGTTCAGTGAACACAGAGGCATGTTAAG GGAAGATGCTATGATGGAGTACTTAAAAATCGCACAAGATTTGGAGATGTATGgtgttaattattttgaaatcaaaaacaAGAAAGGCACAGAACTTTTACTAGGAGTTGATGCACTGGGTCTGAATGTGTATGACAAAGAGGACAA ATTAACACCTAAAATAGGCTTCCCTTGGAGTGAAATTAGGAACATTTCATTTAATGATAAGAAATTCGTCATTAAACCCATTGATAAGAAAGCGCCT GACTTCGTATTCTATGCACCTCGTCTGAGGATAAACAAGCGAATTCTTGCTCTGTGCATGGGCAACCACGAACTGTACATGAGGAGAAGAAAGCCAGACACAATTGAAGTTCAGCAGATGAAGGCTCAGGCTCGTGAGGACAAGCTGGCTAAACAGATGGAGCGACAGAGGCTCGAGCAGGAACGACACGCTCGGGAGTCTGCTGAGAAACGGCAACAGGAGCTGCTAGAGAAATTACAGCTGTACGAAGAGGAAAATGCAAGGAGAGCCAAAG AGCTGGAAGACCAACAGGGCAAGATCCGCGAGCTGAACGAGGAGATGGAGGCATACAAAGCTCAGCAGGAGGAGCTCGACGAGCAGAGACGGCGAGCTGATGAGCTCCAGAGGCAGTTCGAGGAGACAAGACATGCCTCAGAGGAGGAGAAGGCACAGATG CAAAACCGATACACAGAAAAAAGACAACTG GCCGCGAGGTTAGCCGCTGCCCAGGAGGAGATTGAGAAGAGTATGTCCACTCTGAACGAAAAAGAGAATGAGATGGGCCGCCTACAGACTGACCTGGAGTCCGCTCAGAGAGAGAGGGAGGAGAAAGAGCGGGCCCTGATGGAAGCCATGGCCAACATCCACGTCAAGGAGCACGAGTCAGAGGAAAACGATATCGGTGAAAACGGAATGTCATATG ATGCTGAGTTGACCCAGTATGAAAATGCTGAAGACATGGCCCGACCGGAAGAGGAGAGAATCACTGAAGCCGAGAAGAACATCACTCTGCAGAAACAGTTAGAG GCATTACAGCGAGAACTTGAAGAATCCAAAGATGCCCAGAAAGCCACCCTGAACGACGTCTTGCATGAACAAAATGTGAAGCAGGGGCGTGACAAGTATAAGACTCTGAAACAGATCCGCAGTGGCAACACCAAGCACCGAGTGGATCAGTTTGAAGCCTTGTAG